TAATATTTCCAATATGGTCAATTCCCTATTTAACACCTTTATTTGGTGGCAAAGTCATAGTCAAAGGAAATCCACCGTCATCATCAGCTATCACGGTAACCAATTCAGGCGTACTGTTCGTATGCACTCACCGCACCCTTATGGACCCCGTCGTCTTATCGATCGTACTCCAGCGTAAGATTCCCGTTATGACTTACTCAGTCTCTCGATTGACCGAGGTCTTGTCCCCGATACCGACTGTACGTTTGACGAGAGTTCGAAATGTGGACGCATGGAAAATCAAATGTCATCTCGAAAAAGGAGATTTGATTATGTGTCCAGAAGGGACAACATGTAGGGAACCGTTTTTATTGAGGTTCAGTGCACTTTTTGCAGAACTAACTAACAGTATTGTTCCCGTGGCCCTGAATTATAAAGTAGGGTTTTTTCATGGAACAACAGCTAGGGGATGGAAAGCTATGGATCCaatatttttcttgatgaaTCCTAAACCAATTTATGAGGTGACATTCTTGAATAAATTACCAGAAGATGCCACGTGTTCATCTGGGAAAAGTCCACATGATGTTGCAAATTATGTTCAAAGAATTTTGGGTGAAACATTAGGATTTGAGTGTACAAATTTTACAAGAAAAGATAAGTATAAAATTCTTGCTGGTAATGATGGAAttgaattaacaaaaaatactagCACTAATTATGGGATTAAGAAGTTGATTAACTTCTTCATAAATGTGGTAGGCACAAGAAATAAGATGATTATGAGGTACTTTATTTAggtttattatgttttttttttttgttgtacaAATTGAAGGAGAGGtactttgcattttttttatgttcttttaatttattttttttaaggaaatgTTGAATGAAATATTGGATTATAATTGCCTTATATATGACTAGGGtgtgtaattttatttatttttactattttcaaCCAGAgatatcttgtttttttttttttttgatcaaTTGATGCTGTTATTTTCATTAactgtttttttatttttctatttaattgtatgaataaaattattgatattgataataagtattttatatattttgagataaaatattgatattaaattattctgataataaaataattaaaatactcTTAAGTTATTTGTTACAACAAGTATCTTAAGGAATAGAACGaataacaaattaatattttgagaattaaattaaaatatatattagaagCAAATTAATAAGAAAGTTTTAATcgaattaaaaatgttttttgaaaCTATCTAACAAAATGacccataaaaatataattttttttaaagtaaaatattacaaaatctCTAAGTCAAAGAAATAAATACGGTATATATAGATTTGGGTAATTATGTCGGAATCGGACCCTTTTGCACGCAAAAACGGTGTCGTTTCATATGCCAAACCCGAAATTCataaaccattttttttttcaatttgatgaaCATTTTAGCTTTGGCGTTCGAGTCCAGTTTCTGGATCTTTCTAGAGTCGACTCGTTCGCtcaaaatcaatcaaatttgataaattttgtaTTGTGTTTTGATCAATCGCCATTAATCAAAGCCTGTAAGTGTTTGATCTTCGCtgtaaatttctaaaatttttgttcattttgtgTATGTTATGATTTATTTCGATGCACCGACAATTTTGTTATCTTGTTGAATTTACTTTTGGATGTGCATTGGTTCTGCTGGTATAATTTTTTGAGTTGTTAAAGTTTAGTTTGTTTGATGATTTTTCTCTTTCAGATGATGTAATCTGAGTGAAGTTTCAATTTTCCAGCTGGTTATTGATGAATTTGGGGTTTTAGGTGgagttatattttgatttttagttgTACAGACTGTAATTAACATTAAACATGTTAAAATTGATGCTCGGGGACTCTTAAAAAAGCTTACTTTTTTGGTAATTGTGGGAAGTAAAGGGGTTTTAACTTGTTTCTGATTTTTATACATTATGATTACAATGGGTTCTTATATTGTATTGACGAAAAAAGGAGACTTTTCTGCTAAAGAGAATCTCTAGCTGCCAATTATTAGTCATCTAGTCTCTTAGTATGCAATTCTTTGTTTAGTGGAACCCTTAGGGTGTGGTTTGGTGATGAATGAAGTGGGTTAAGAGTCATGAGATCTAACGTTCAAATATTAGTAGAGGCGAAATGCTAGGTGATTGGTTTCTATCTGGTCTATTTGTTGCTGGTAGGAGGCGATATGTATCCTTAGTTGAGGTGAGTGCAAGTTTGAAAACACAGTTATACTGAAAAGAAACGTATTTTAGTGTGATGCTAATACTGCCTGGTTTACTTGGTCCCTCGTTCTTTATAACATTTGACTTAAGCCAATGTGAATGTCCTTGCTGCTGCTATCGTCAGCTTTCATTTACTCCATTGTAGACCTGGAGGTATTTAATGTGCTCGAGCTTCGCTTGTGTTGGAAAATGCATTAGCATGGCTCTGTTGTTAGATGATGGATGTAAGGGAGGATAGAAGACAATGTTGTTCAGTTAGTCAGTTAGGGGTGTTGTCAATTAGGGAATATGTGTATACATGCAATAAATCTGTGTTAATGTACATACGCTACTCCTCTAACATGAAGGAACACATTCCCTCCTTTTCATACTGTGTGAAGGTATTTGACTGACGTGATAGTTAAGATGAGTATGTACAGTATATAACTGGTGTACAAGAAGAGTAAAGCATGTAGAATACCAATTTTCTACACATATACTTGTCCCCTGCTctattttatgtgatacttttctttttagtctgtaccaaaaaagaaaatgtgacacctttcttttttttttagaacaaTTTACTCTTAGCATCCCCATTTCACCCTTAGATACATAAACGAAGACGTTCTCTCTCTTCTTAGTATTTTTCGTCCTAATTCCATACTCTGTTCTTTTATTGTGAATTGCGCTATTAATCTTGAGAAAATAGCCAAATGCTCCTCAATCTATTAGCCAATTTTCAATTACACTCTTAAACTTCACAGGAGTACAATTATCCCCCTGAACCTTTTATACCCTCAAACTCTGATCAGTCCAAGAAGGTGAATACACCTCTTGGAAGTCCGTAAGGGTTGATGGAGAAGTCTAAAATAGctaaagttgaattaaataCTTCATATGCCCAGTTTCTAGTTGGAgattgtataattaatttattttttcaatttttcaattattatttttccttttctgatATCACAaaatcatcatactcatttcttgatttcttcAAGCTTTTCTCAAAGTCTTTCAAAGGTGGTTCTCTAAATTTCATTATCGTTGATCTATTCCCACACAAGTTCGATGAAACTCAGAAAAACAGCGATGAATATGTTGAAATGGGCTGTCGGAATGTTGAATTTGAAGCAATTGAAGGGCCCAGTAAGAAGCAAAATTGAGGAGTAGCTTCTGCATTTTTCTCTGGCTTTTCGATGTGGGGAATTGGAGGTTTGACGAAATTTAAGAAGGGGCCAATATTTGGGGGGAAGTTTTGGGAGATGTTCAATGTTTCTAGGAGTAGAAATAAAAGGAACTTTGTGAACCATTTGAGCTGTAAACTTTGAGAGATCTATTTATGGAATCGTATAGCCTAATTCAGCCATGAAGATATTACAATATGCAAATTTTTGCCATTTTCCGCTACTGTTGTGTGATAAAAGTAACTGGCGGCACTTCAAGAATTTCAAGAGATCAAatgtaaaagaaagaaagatataTCAAATGAATATACTCTACATCAATGGTCGCTCCGACAAGCGAGGAAGAAATCgaataaagaagaaaacaaagaaacaaggaaaaagaaaaataaaataaaaaatgaatacacAGTGCAAAGGTTATGAATTTTTAGAGAGATAATTATTCTACTTTAAAGTAGTTCAGCGGGTTAATAGGACTCCCGTGATGTAAAGGTGTGTAGTTGGTAATAGGCTAATAGGTTAGGTGGGGTGAGGAGGCAGGGCATTTGGCTATTCTCATTGATCTTCATTTATGACAGTTTGCTTTAGTGTTGTCTTCTGAAACAAAGTGTAGTGGGTTAATATTTGTACTGGACAAGTTCCTCACTTTGTATTCTCTGGATTTTCagttaattcaagctcttcAGTGGGATTTGGTTGCTGGACCTTGTATCCTGTACAACTCCAAACATGAGTTTTGTTTTCCGAGGCGCTAGAGCAGATATAGAACCTGGTTTTCCAGGATTGATCCCTGAGCGCCGTGCAGTGGTAGTCTCCTACATCTCCTTCTAGTGATTGTTACGTTTGTTATCTGTTCTACTCATCTTATGTTCccttactttttttctttttccatattCAGCGAGTCCATGCTGGCCGTCCAGTTAATACTAACTCACTAGCTTTTCTTGTCACAGGTACCTCTAGCTTGCATCAATttgttctattatttttttgtattgtcACATTTGTTTGATTTACCTAGATCTTTCAATATAACCACTTTGTTGTGACAGTGCTCTTGCTGTTCATGATTCTGAATTCTCATCAAATGTCACCAAACTTTCTGGTTAGTGGTCTCTTAAAGAGTGATATCAGAGCATGTGTGATTGAATTAATCTGgcacttattttatttatatggaaCTTTATGTGTTTTGGCTTAAATCTACCTTGCAGCTGTGGTTGGTGCTTGGTGTCTTCTTCATGGCAACAACCCTAAGGATGTATGCAACGTGTCAGCAGCTTCAAGCCCAAGCACAAGCTCACGCTGTTGCTGCAAGTGGTGGCCTTCTTGGTCCTACAGAGTTGCGGCTGCATATGCCCCCATCAATAGCACTTGCAACCAGAGGACGGTTGCGAGGCCTCAGACTACAGCTTGCACTTCTTGATAGAGAGTTTGATGACTTAGGTGACAACGCATGCATCTCTGATCTTGAGCATTTTCTGGCCTTTTGAAAATCCAGGAACCGTAACTTATCTTGAAATGATCTTAAAAGGCGTGGGAagtttattgatattttttggtACTAGCAGATTATGAAACGTTGAGGGCACTGGATTCTGATGATGCTCCTACAACCCCATCAATGACTGAGGAAGAGATAAATGCCCTTCCTGTTCACAAGTATAAGGTTTCTGGACCACAAAGGTCTGTGATGTTGACTTCATTTCTACTTTGCTTCCGCACCCTTATGAGTTCTCAGCTTTTGATATATCAATTTGACTCCTAAATCAGTTTATGTCTTCTTCCTCTCTTCTTTGTTAATTTCCATCTGTATCAGTTTTTAAAGATTACCGTACTATGGTGTCAACTTGGATGATTTTTCAGGTTGCTGGTGTACTTTGATTTGGTCATATGCATGCTGGAATTTCATTAACTACATAATTTTATACTATACGCAATCCTAATGTAGAATTTCTGCACAGTGAGCTATGTTATTGAGTGCTGatgttctttcatttttcattttctttctccGTAGTGGAAGTTTAGGAATTTTATATCTCAATTATCTGATGAAGTTGAGGACAATATTATCTGTATGTCAGTTCTGTTGCTTTTTTTGTGATGGGGATTCCCTTCCTCGTAATATGGTTATCGATAACCTTGTTATAGATCAGTATATATCTGTTAGCACTATGCCATGTCTCTCCTTTAGTAATATCTTGGATTTTCTTGATCCTGATGACTGCTCTTCTTGGCAGTGCTGGTACATCAACACACCCAACATCTTCTTCAGGGTCCACTGAGGTACCTCGTTTTCTAGCCCTTTCTCGAAGCTTGTAAAAGAGATGCCTACCCAATTGATTATCTTTTGGAGTTGTTATTGACTTGTCGCATTCTAGTGTCCTTTTCATTTGCACAATTGATTTGCAGGAACAGTGTTTGCATGACTTATCTATACGACAGAATGTGATGATGTGTCCTATTTTTACTACTACTtccatttcattttatgtgGGGATGTTTGACTTGCACGGAGTTTATGGTCTTAAATATGCCTTGGACGTTGTTTTGGTTATAAAAGCTTGTCATTGAGGGTAAAATGGGATGTATCAAACTATATTTCCAAGTATAGAAATTTTACGTTCTTTTCGCAAGAGACTtacagactaaaaaggaaagagtgagtgccacataaaatggaaTTTAGGGAGAATGACCTTTTGGATAAATTCCAGGTGTCTTTACCATAATGTACATTTCGATGACAAACTGATCCTTATCCAGTGACACCAAAGTGTGTGCGCAAAATTAAACTCTAATATTAAAGAAGTGTTTCACCTGCATTCAACTGAACCATTGAGCTCATTTCATGTTTAAGAGTAGATGCTTCTCCCATGCTCCTTACATGCGCTGACCTAAGCCGTGTCCCTGAACTGGCCAATTCTGATGTTTCCTGTTTCTTTCGCGGTGTCTTTCTCCTCCTCATACTGAAACTAGTCTTTCTAAAAGGCACCTTCTCCAGAGATGTTAGAGAAGTATAATAAGAACCTTGTTGAAGAAGCTCTATGAGAACTGTTTTCACTTGCTTTATATTCTGACGTTCTTCTCCTCAACTCAACCATAAACCAAAAATGTCAAAAGATTGGAGGGCAAATCTTTCTATGGCTATCAAGCGTATAGCAATGAATCTCTTTCTTCATCCAGAGGATGAAAAGATAGCTAAAGAAGGAAGAATAGGAGTAAATTTGAAGGGGGAGATATAAGCTTCTTAAatacaacaaaagataaattacCTTGCCGCATTGGCATCCTTCATTGTTGATGAAGTAAAAATCAAGTCATGTCAGTGATTTGGATTATCTGTGCTAGACTCATTTATTATTTGCCTAATGTAGTCTTGAAAACTAGTTTTTTTTCACAAGAAGAGTAAGGAATTTATAATTGTATTTCAAGCAGAAGAAGCAAGAACCTGCAAATGCTGTAGGAGGTACAAAGAACTCAGATGACGAACTAACTTGCAGTGTCTGCTTGGAGCAAGTCAGTGATGGTGAACTCATTCGTAGCTTGCCTTGCTTACATCAGGTTAAGTATTTGATAGTTATGTTTATTCTCGTGGTAGTCTTCTATACATGCTAGTATATCCCACATTCTTTACCTTCATAAATTTACTTTTTGAGCACATTTCCGTAGATCAATaagatttttgttttaatttaattagttagtatCGACTATCATCTCAACTATTTGGTGAGCTTACTTCATTATTCAAGTGTATTAAGACAAGGAAATATCATGGTTTAGACGTTAGATAATCTTGCATAGAGAATATCATCTCTTTCCGTCTTTTTTGGGGTTGTAGGAAAGAAGGAATGGGATAGTCGTTGAGGATAAAAATTTGCCTAATTTTACCTTCTAGCAGCAAAGTTAGTAAAGCTCAGTATCAACCTTTGGACGTAATATCTCAGAGAAGTTACATACTTGTACAATTTGAATCTTTTGTTTTTGCAGTTCCATGCAAACTGTATTGACCCATGGCTACGGCAGCGGGGAACTTGCCCTGTCTGCAAATTTAGGGCTGGGTCCAGGTGGGATGAGAATGAACAAGGCGGAGAAGATGCTTATGATATGGTGTAGTTTCAGCTTCGATACACAGatacgtatatatatacacatctatataaacaaatatatgCACCGCAGAAGCCTGTATCGTCAAACGTCTGTTATGGCACTCTGTAATTGTGTAAACTAGCAGAAATATGTCACATTGGTAAATACTAGCTTAGTCTTATATCTTGTCAGGATACCGAGGCGAGATCCCTCATTCGAGGTACACACAGCCAATGAGCCTGAACAATCGTTTCGTCGAATGTGTCTGTTTGTTTCCTCCCATCATTGTGTTGTACTGGAAAATTATATCTGGAAATTTTAGCTGTCAAGAATGTTTCGACAAATgtggttacttttatcatcaaATTGATCCTTTTGTCTATCCTGGGGGAGGATACAAATTTGTTAGTTTCCCTTCGAGATCATTTCTTATGTATATGAGGCTCGAAGGGAAGTGACCAACATGGTTGGTGCATTGGGAGTGCTTTATCTTTAATCAGAGGTTTCGGCTTAGAGCCATGACAGTTGCAGATCCAGAATTTTGTAGTTATGAATGCTTAACTATTTCTAATTTGAAGTTGGTATTAAAACTGGGTGCTCAAATTACATATTCATACAAATTACTGGATTTTCTTTATAATGATGGTGTTAGCTCCAAAATGTAATGGGTGCTCAAGCACCATAAACATGAATGTGCATCCGTTACTCAGTCCTGGAAAAAATCATGTTGGTAGCGTCGCCCAGAATAGGACCTATAGAGCGCAATTCGAATTTAGTCGGAACTTTAATGTAGGCTCCGAATATCGgtgagaaaacaaaaaaaaaaaggttcaaaGAGTATCAAGATGAACTAATGTGAATGAGTGTAAGCTTCGGAAATGATTGGTGTCTAATTTTATATCATTGAACTTAGTATTTTTAGTCATAACTTTAACGTattcaacatattttaattGGTTCAAATTTAATTCAATCCATCTATTTAACGCGTCTAATTTTATATCATTGAACTTTGGTATGAGTTGATGCACCACCTAACAATATTCTTCACAATATTTTCCGTTCAGATGCATGAATTTAGTCCTTTTCACGTTACTGGGGTATTACGTTGTTTCATCATTATGTTAAGACTCTaatctattaattaaaaattagaagTTTATCTGGAACATCTAATTAGTATCTTATCTAAAACAAAACATAGAATCaagttttatattaatattaatcgTTAATCCAATAATGaacaaatatcaaatcaaacacATTATATGTGAAAGAGGAAATGTATGAACGTCTCAGTGTAGATGTATGAAATATCGCCTATAGATGGCTTTAAGAGAGGGAGAGGTAAATCGAATAAATATTAAGGAAATGTGATTTGACAAGACATGACGTAGTTCAAGTTTATCGAGAGCATTGCCTTAGTCGGGAGGTTATGGAGGATCAATGCATCGTGTTCGTATCCGTCCATATTAGTAATTATAGTATTGCTCTTATAGTTTCTCGTTTtttgattttcattattatttatcatgttgtactttgattatcatatttttttgttatagttATCTGATGTTTTTATTCTTATATGTTGTTTCTCATATTtgtgttactttttttaaaagaatttttttttctgagaatttttcaaaaacagTCTTTCGATTTTCTAATGTTATTTTGTGGGATAATACAGAACCAATTTGATGAGGACTAAAATTTGACAAACAGTAACTAGATCACAACTCACAAGGACtagaatttaattttatctatatttgAAGGACAAATAGTTAAAattaccaaataaataaaatttgagaaaaaaaaaggacaatttAGTTTCTAAATTAAGAAAGCTAAATAGACaagcatatatatatagggCACTGcctatgaatttaattttcTGTTGCTGTCAATTTCCTCAGCGAGATTTCTGGGCTATCTTtttaatgcaaaaaaatttcaaagatttgatttttttaaccATGTTTAGTTTCTctctaattcaaatttatatcgCGTAAGACTCGTTTAAATTAGtatgatatataatttcatgaagTGTCGGAGTCTGAATTTTCGATAAgagattcaaattttgaaaaatatacatACGTACAAAGTAGCCAAAGGAGATTCGATATCTACCATAtatacttaaaaattattttaatcatgtaaatataatataattttccgcGAAAGAAGATTCGAATGAACTCCCTAATGTTAAGGTGGCTCCGCCACTGGTTCCATGAAGTTTAGTTTGAAGAGCGTAGTCAATAGAGCATACATGCAGATTTTACTTCtatctcaaaaaattattttatttttagcttgTATTAATTGTAAAGGTTTGGGATAggtttattttcatttgattaaaaaaaatattattaatattgaaatttttacCTTTGAACATATGCTTAAAGTGTGAAACAATTTGCTCCACATATAGAtaagtacttttttttaatgaaattgatATTGTTTATACATTACTCTATtcataacttttaatttttgaattaattgtaGGCTCAAATATTACGGTTCTTTTTCAAATCCTGCTATAATCTACAATCTTATAAACATGAATTTCCTATAACTATAAGTGTTACCTCTGACAAAGAGTTAATAATTGTTTtgataaattgtgattttttttgtgaGGGTTGTGTCATTTTGAAGATTTgtgaattttgtaaaaaattgtgatttttctaATCAAGCACGATaaatacttgttcttaatatcATTTGTCAGCTATAAATTGAGGGTTTCCTCTAACGTTTAAACTATGAATGTTTTAAGTTTTCTACTCTTCTTCTCGATCTTAAAAAACTCCAAGTGTGGTATATAGTCATTAAGTGAGTTCgaaatttgaggtaccactaGTCTTCTTTGATATACACGTGAAAGAACATTTTTGACGTAATTATTAATTGGTCTTAAATATACACGTGCAACATACGTATTGAAAAActattacatataaaaaaaaaaatgatttgacaTGACCTAAAATTATAGGGAAAATATTTTCGAAAATCAAACGTAGGTATCGATCAAAATTGAACATGACTAGGTGTGGCCTAGGAAAATCCAATTTAATTTCAACCTTGAGGACATACAAGTTGAGGACAAATACAAAGCTACAAGCTATGAAATAtggggaaaaaaaataaattgatttgacATACCAATATATATAATTGTCCTTTCAAAACATGAATGGAAGGTTGTGAAATCAAAAATAGGTCTCATAAGAATCCTAAGGTTATTATAGCTAGCcttatatttattactatatttattgTCGTCGTTGATTTTTTATCTGATGtttgatattttcattataattcaagtAATTCAAATTCAcatgtataatatttattttgtatagcATTTTTATATCGAAGGCTCGCGATCGCGAGGTCTAATTAAAAAACATCCTCATTgctataatataataaaatatggcATTGTTAGTAACATAGGGTTTAGTcctaagaaaatatatatgcatCATTATTAGTCAATTTGTGTTTCACCATGCaggaaataatatatatatatatatatatatattctctcataACTAATTACACTCGTTTCTTAATAACAAAccaaacattatatatattttacacatGAATAACATATCTCCTAATTAATTGCCAAAACTTTATATAACTTACGTAAATTATAATATCGATATAACACACCTCAAAATCAATCACGAATCACGATAAAAAAGTGTTAATGCTAACCCTACATGAAACAAAGTAGTGTGGATATTTAGAGAACATAAGACATTCATAAGTTAGTTCAGTGTTTGAGTGTTTGGCATAGAAAGCAGAGAAATtcgaaatataaatttttatttaacacAAAACACCTTACTatcttagataaaaaaaattcgatataattttaaattaataatgtcGCAAAGTAGGTGTCCCTACaccaaaggaaaaaaatatagaactccgttttttcatttcaaaaaacaTATCACCTTTTATAATTAGaagaataattcaattataaaattCTTATTCTATCGTTAATAATCTAAGAATGTTTTATAccacatatttttagtttttttgctttttatatttgatattaaattaaaCGATATCACTTAAAATTCGACAGATGGtgtaataataattgaagaatCCGTACGGAAACGAGAGGATATGTGAAGAGTTGGGCTTTGGCCCTCCCCACTACCCCGTGTTTCCCTCACCCCGCCCCCATCAATGTTTCTTTCTAACTTTTTTCGATTTCAATTTGATgagttcaattttttcaaaaataaaaaatatataatttttatgattttaagttGAAAATACATAGGTTTTTTCGTCCTTGAACATGTTAAGTATAAAGTTTGAATTaagattaaaagaaagtaagataaataaataaaaataaagtgaagtACTTAGTTTATTagacttatttattttgatcataaatttttgaCGTAATACACAAATGTACTATTTTACTTGGTCTCATTACATATTTATGTTCTTTAACTTTGGATATGTATAGTTACACAGGTAAAATTGaataaagttgaacaagtagatAACGAGTCCTATGTGACATAATACACGTGGATGTTATATAGGACTGAAATTGTCAGGATGTCACGTAGAATTATTGTGTCTATTGATTCAACTTTATTAAAGTTTAAGAGTCTATTATGCACGTCTAGCGTTGAAAGACATAAATGTGAggtaaaatcaaatttaaatattttttaactattaTCCTCTCGCCCTTCTCGATATATTATTCAAGTTTTAACTAATGATTTAATACGTTTCATAAAATGTTAGAGTATTAAAGTTTCACTACATTAATTAAAGACTGAATTGATAATCTTCTTAGtttttataactaaaaaattagaTTTGAGATTCATGATTTCTTTTAAcgctataaatatttttttatgataattatattagatttaaaattcatttcttttaaCAAGTATTTCTATGATCCACTAATGCTCATGTAGTTgagtaaaaatttgaagttaggTTGGAGCAATTGAGTTTTTGATAAAGACATTAGACTGTATTTGATTAGACTTGTGTTGACCTTGTTATTAGCTGGATTTACCTAGAATTATAAcgatatatttaatataacttCATAATAATCCATTTTAATACACTCAATATACTAACAACTATTGGATACAATTTctaataagaaatttttaatacaataacaatatattttgaGTAGATTGTACACAAGAAACTAAACATTTTTCCTAGTAATATTTGTTGTCATGTCACCTAATAATCTTTTCACAATCGACCGTTATAATCGAATCTTCATcacatgtttttatatttttttttttcaacaatcAAATGATTTACATTTTATGTAGGTCCTTTCACCTTTTATTTTAACACAATACAAATAGTGTTAAAGattcaacaataatattttttttttaaaaaaagagaaatcatttatattcatgtgtatattatatatatgtattgtacTTTCTAGACGATTcatatcattaaaattaaattatctaacattttcttttgttattatctCATGGTACTTATTGCTGACGGGAGAAGATACAAACCTTATACACACTTCATAAAACTAAtcaaatgaatataaattaatttcgcacaacacaattatttttaaaaaaaacacaaaggaATAGTAACAATAAGCATTATGATGGAGGCGTATATTATATTTGACCTATCtatcaaaaatcataattctttttttaaaaaaagt
This DNA window, taken from Solanum lycopersicum chromosome 5, SLM_r2.1, encodes the following:
- the LOC101247325 gene encoding E3 ubiquitin-protein ligase SDIR1 isoform X1, which translates into the protein MSFVFRGARADIEPGFPGLIPERRAVRVHAGRPVNTNSLAFLVTVLLLFMILNSHQMSPNFLLWLVLGVFFMATTLRMYATCQQLQAQAQAHAVAASGGLLGPTELRLHMPPSIALATRGRLRGLRLQLALLDREFDDLDYETLRALDSDDAPTTPSMTEEEINALPVHKYKVSGPQSAGTSTHPTSSSGSTEKKQEPANAVGGTKNSDDELTCSVCLEQVSDGELIRSLPCLHQFHANCIDPWLRQRGTCPVCKFRAGSRWDENEQGGEDAYDMV
- the LOC101249731 gene encoding glycerol-3-phosphate acyltransferase 5-like, producing MDSIVSELEGVLLKNPNPFCYFMLLAFEASSVIRFAFLLMLWPIIRFLEFLGRVDYGLKLTIFVATMGVKISEIESVSRAVLPKFYFDDINMEAWRIFSLYDKKVVVTKIPKIMVERFVKVHLRCDEVVGSELVSKYGFAIGLIKDDFDKIKDGIIELFGDKQPSLGLGRPKCGSSFLSLCKEQLQPPFLRSKNQNQQIIINPLPVIFHDGRLVIRPTPFLALIILLWIPLGIIIATIRIIIGLIFPIWSIPYLTPLFGGKVIVKGNPPSSSAITVTNSGVLFVCTHRTLMDPVVLSIVLQRKIPVMTYSVSRLTEVLSPIPTVRLTRVRNVDAWKIKCHLEKGDLIMCPEGTTCREPFLLRFSALFAELTNSIVPVALNYKVGFFHGTTARGWKAMDPIFFLMNPKPIYEVTFLNKLPEDATCSSGKSPHDVANYVQRILGETLGFECTNFTRKDKYKILAGNDGIELTKNTSTNYGIKKLINFFINVVGTRNKMIMRYFI
- the LOC101247325 gene encoding E3 ubiquitin-protein ligase SDIR1 isoform X2 — its product is MILNSHQMSPNFLLWLVLGVFFMATTLRMYATCQQLQAQAQAHAVAASGGLLGPTELRLHMPPSIALATRGRLRGLRLQLALLDREFDDLDYETLRALDSDDAPTTPSMTEEEINALPVHKYKVSGPQSAGTSTHPTSSSGSTEKKQEPANAVGGTKNSDDELTCSVCLEQVSDGELIRSLPCLHQFHANCIDPWLRQRGTCPVCKFRAGSRWDENEQGGEDAYDMV